In a genomic window of Magnolia sinica isolate HGM2019 chromosome 14, MsV1, whole genome shotgun sequence:
- the LOC131226092 gene encoding probable aspartic proteinase GIP2, translated as MASSSTSSLHFLLFLLLISQSYGQQSFRPHALVLPVAKDAATLQYVTHVNQRTPLVSVNLVIDLGGRFLWVDCDLSYVSSSYLPARCRSAQCSLAKSTSCGECFSSPKPGCNNNTCGLFPGNPFISTSTSGELAQDVLSLQSTDGSNPGTVVTVPRFLFTCGSTFLLEGLANGAKGIAGLGRMPIAFPSQFASAFSFHRKFAICLSSSTTSNGVIFFGDGPYVFLLNKELSNSLIYTPLLTNPVSTAGVSTQGEPSYEYFIGVKSIKISEKRVPLNASLLSIDNNGFGGTKISTVNPYTTLETSIYKAFSEAFIREATSRNITRAAPVAPFDVCFSSKGIGSTRVGPAVPWVDLVLQSENVYWRIFGANSMVYVNDDVVCLAFVDGGSNPRTSIVIGGYQLEDNLLQFDLATSRLGFTSSLLFRQTTCANFNFTSNV; from the coding sequence ATGGCTTCTTCTTCTACCTCTTCTCTtcatttccttctctttcttcttctcatatCTCAATCCTACGGCCAGCAATCGTTCCGCCCGCACGCCCTCGTCCTTCCAGTAGCAAAAGATGCAGCGACCCTTCAGTACGTGACCCATGTCAACCAAAGAACCCCACTTGTATCTGTAAACCTTGTCATCGATCTTGGGGGACGATTCCTATGGGTCGATTGCGATTTGAGCTACGTGTCGTCCTCTTATCTCCCAGCCCGTTGCCGGTCCGCCCAATGCTCGCTAGCCAAATCTACTTCATGTGGTGAGTGCTTCTCTAGCCCTAAACCAGGTTGCAACAACAACACATGTGGCCTCTTCCCAGGGAACCCATTCATAAGCACGAGCACAAGCGGAGAGCTTGCCCAAGATGTTCTATCCCTCCAATCGACAGATGGTTCGAACCCAGGCACTGTCGTCACCGTTCCGCGCTTCCTTTTCACTTGTGGATCCACATTTCTCTTAGAAGGCCTCGCTAATGGTGCTAAAGGAATAGCTGGCCTCGGAAGGATGCCTATTGCATTCCCATCTCAGTTCGCATCTGCATTTAGCTTCCATCGGAAATTCGCCATCTGTCTTTCATCATCGACGACATCCAACGGTGTGATATTCTTCGGTGATGGACCTTAtgtttttcttcttaacaagGAACTCTCCAACTCACTTATCTACACTCCTCTCCTCACCAACCCTGTAAGCACTGCTGGAGTCTCTACGCAGGGAGAGCCGTCGTATGAGTATTTCATCGGTGTGAAATCGATCAAGATCAGTGAAAAGCGTGTCCCGTTAAATGCATCCTTGCTGTCCATTGATAACAATGGCTTTGGTGGAACGAAAATCAGCACCGTCAATCCTTACACAACTCTGGAGACGTCCATCTACAAGGCTTTCTCTGAGGCTTTCATTAGAGAGGCCACATCCAGGAATATCACTCGAGCGGCACCGGTGGCGCCTTTTGACGTGTGCTTCAGCTCAAAGGGGATCGGAAGTACACGAGTAGGGCCTGCCGTTCCGTGGGTCGATCTTGTCTTGCAGAGCGAGAATGTCTACTGGAGAATCTTTGGGGCGAATTCGATGGTGTATGTGAATGATGACGTGGTATGCCTGGCATTTGTTGATGGTGGGTCTAACCCTAGAACGTCGATCGTGATTGGAGGCTATCAGTTGGAGGATAATCTTCTACAATTTGATCTAGCTACTTCAAGACTAGGGTTCACCTCCTCACTTCTCTTCAGGCAAACCACATGTGCCAACTTCAACTTCACATCCAACGTCTAG